Proteins from a single region of Apium graveolens cultivar Ventura chromosome 7, ASM990537v1, whole genome shotgun sequence:
- the LOC141674800 gene encoding uncharacterized protein LOC141674800: MWGEAVRHSNYVLNRLPTRVLEGKTPYEAWSGRMPDLSHLSVFGCCVYMKIPTVNVKKLDDRSRRMIYLGREPGTKGNRLYDPMTGSMHKSRDVVFFEDEFWSWEKAETIEILIPGQVLEVEETPVVEHRDTAEQEERTPVQIPRDTTEGEFTKNTDISSAESSEPRRYRPLHEIYNETEMIEMIDEVMLLKVEEPTHYSEAVSEQEWVEAMKTEVEMIEKNNT; encoded by the coding sequence ATGTGGGGTGAGGCTGTAAGGCACTCAAATTATGTACTAAACAGACTTCCAACTCGAGTGCTGGAGGGAAAAACGCCATATGAGGCATGGAGTGGAAGGATGCCAGATTTAAGTCATTTAAGTGTGTTTGGTTGCTGCGTGTACATGAAAATACCAACTGTGAACGTCAAGAAATTAGACGATCGAAGTCGAAGGATGATTTACCTTGGAAGAGAGCCAGGGACTAAGGGAAATAGGCTTTATGACCCCATGACAGGATCAATGCATAAAAGCAGGGATGTAGTATTCTTTGAGGACGAGTTTTGGTCATGGGAAAAAGCTGAAACCATTGAAATTTTAATTCCAGGACAAGTATTGGAGGTTGAAGAAACACCAGTGGTTGAACATCGCGACACAGCAGAACAGGAGGAGAGGACACCTGTTCAAATACCTCGTGACACAACAGAGGGTGAGTTCACAAAAAACACAGATATATCAAGTGCTGAGAGCAGCGAACCACGACGATACAGGCCATTACATGAAATATACAACGAAACTGAGATGATAGAAATGATTGACGAGGTCATGTTACTAAAGGTAGAAGAGCCCACACATTACAGTGAAGCAGTGAGTGAGCAGGAGTGGGTGGAGGCCATGAAAACCGAAGTTGAAATGATTGAAAAGAATAATACCTAG